One genomic region from Colletotrichum lupini chromosome 7, complete sequence encodes:
- a CDS encoding alpha-galactosidase: MTSFAFTLLTALAARASAKTHKTPTPQMGWNSYNYYNCYPNETLIKENAHALINTGLADAGYTTVTTDCGWPAKERSADGELVWNPELFPSGGGKELGDYIHNLGLKFGVYSGGGYYQCGSTDQPASLDHELTDAKSFADWGADSLKYDNCYAVEPTVMVDYVSEEAVSPDRFVAMADALNTTDRDILYQVCQWGTGTDLGIWAPKIGNSWRISNDIYNGWRSIWRITNQVVPFYKYTGPGAFPDMDMLLIGLSALSIEEEKFHMGMWAINKSPLTLGAPAIPGLVPESAHEILVNKEVIALNQDPLAKQTELVRRYTEEEWDVWAGELSGSRLVVGLANWKNDSQAVSVDLAAVLGVASANARDVWAASDIGSISGTYETTLNGHELKLLVLSDLSTTAPAVDASAGYYTATDAALSGSASKVTCAEGQCLPSSTKVGNIGSGAAVKFEGVEAKSEGKKLLGVDFINYEIALDSAWQFGSNTRNLTISVNGGTEKRWAFPISGGNWFDTGRLLVEVDGFKGDSSNTVEFKSFGSAWAPDLVGFEVFEAS, translated from the exons ATGACCTCCTTCGCGTTCACGCTCCTGACGGCGCTCGCCGCTCGCGCCTCGGCCAAGACCCATAAGACGCCGACACCTCAGATGGGATGGAACAGTTACAACTACTACAACTGCTACCCCAATGAGACGCTGATCAAAGAGAACGCACACGCCTTGATCAACACGGGTCTAGCCGACGCTGGATACACCACCGTGACTACCGACTGCGGCTGGCCGGCCAAGGAGCGCTCCGCTGACGGCGAGCTCGTGTGGAACCCGGAGTTGTTCCCGTCCGGAGGCGGCAAGGAGCTCGGTGATTACATCCACAATCTCGGATTGAAGTTCGGCGTATACTCCGGCGGCGGATACTACCAATGCGGTTCCACAGATCAGCCCGCTTCTCTCG ATCATGAGCTCACCGATGCCAAGTCATTCGCCGACTGGGGCGCAGATTCCCTAAA ATACGATAACTGCTACGCGGTCGAGCCCACGGTCATGGTCGACTACGTTTCCGAAGAAGCCGTTTCACCGGATCGCTTCGTAGCGATGGCAGATGCGTTGAACACAACGGATCGAGACATCCTCTACCAAGTCTGCCAATGGGGAACTGGAACGGACCTGGGTATCTG GGCGCCCAAAATTGGTAACAGCTGGAGAATCAGCAACGACATCTACAACGGCTGGCGCAGCATTTGGCGGATCACGAATCAAGTTGTTCCTTTTTACAAGTACACCGGCCCAGGTGCTTTCCCCGACATGGACATGTTGCT CATTGGTCTCAGCGCCCTGTCGATTGAGGAGGAGAAGTTCCACATGGGAATGTGGGCCATCAACAAGTCTCCCCTTACCCTCGGTGCCCCCGCTATCCCCGGTCTTGTCCCGGAATCAGCCCACGAGATCCTCGTCAACAAGGAAGTCATCGCTCTCAACCAAGACCCCCTCGCCAAGCAGACAGAACTCGTCCGTCGCTACACCGAGGAGGAGTGGGACGTTTGGGCCGGCGAGTTATCGGGCTCCCGCCTCGTGGTCGGCCTGGCAAACTGGAAGAACGATTCCCAGGCCGTGAGCGTCGACCTCGCGGCCGTCTTGGGTGTCGCCTCGGCCAACGCCCGTGACGTATGGGCGGCGAGTGACATCGGGTCCATCTCGGGCACGTACGAGACGACGTTGAACGGCCACGAACTCAAGTTGCTCGTGCTCTCGGACCTCTCCACGACGGCACCCGCCGTCGACGCGTCAGCCGGATATTACACGGCCACTGACGCCGCGCTGTCTGGCTCAGCTTCCAAGGTTACTTGCGCAGAGGGTCAGTGTCTTCCGAGCAGCACAAAGGTGGGGAATATCGGTTCAGGGGCCGCGGTCAAGTTTGAGGGCGTCGAGGCCAAGTCAGAGGGCAAGAAACTGCTGGGCGTTGACTTTATCAACTATGAGATCGCCCTTGACTCCGCGTGGCAGTTTGGGTCCAATACCCGCAATTTGACCATCTCCGTCAATGGTGGTACCGAGAAACGGTGGGCCTTCCCCATCTCCGGCGGCAACTGGTTTGACACTGGCCGCTTGCTCGTTGAGGTTGATGGCTTCAAGGGTGATAGCTCGAACACGGTGGAGTTCAAGTCGTTTGGAAGTGCTTGGGCCCCCGACTTGGTTGGTTTCGAGGTTTTCGAGGCCAGCTAG
- a CDS encoding vanillyl-alcohol oxidase, whose translation MAPIPEPIALPPNFTNELFQKFIIRAQEICGIENVRVIPKDKPLEGDSYLNQPKSHDHFPLYEKTKFVASAVVMPRHVPDVQALVALCNELVMPVWPISLGRNFGYGGASPRVPGSVVMDLGHHMNRILEVNVEGAYVLLEPGVSFRDLHEHLEKHNLREHLWMSVPVGQGSVLGNAVERGVGATPYGDHWGMHCGMEVVLPNGKLVRTGMGGVPNPNADTSLRPDEQPGCETWQLFNTGYGPYNDGLFSQSNLGIVTKIGMWLMPNPGGYQPYEITFENDSDLPKAVDIIRPLRLQMVLQNVPFLRHTLLNAAHCGPKSKYTDKQGPLSEEEVDGIAKKLDMGRWQLIGAVYGPKPVRDVLLSVIKHEFLSIPGSRFFLPEDRARESPLRARELLMQGIPTVEELRCLNWLPNGGQLLWAPISKVSGEDAKKQHDVAKKLITEFGFDYLGAFAVGMRELHHVIGIPYRLDVPDDVERIRKLAHKLIKETTAHGWGQFRAHTALMDPVADAFNWNDNAQMQLNEAIKNALDPNGIIAPGKNGVWPASYDKKKWVLDGN comes from the exons ATGGCGCCAATTCCGGAACCCATCGCACTTCCACCAAACTTCACCAACGAGCTATTCCAAAAGTTCATCATCCGCGCCCAAGAAATTTGCGGCATCGAAAATGTCCGCGTCATCCCCAAGGACAAGCCCCTAGAGGGCGACTCATACCTCAACCAGCCGAAATCACACGATCACTTCCCCCTCTACGAGAAGACCAAGTTCGTCGCCTCGGCCGTCGTCATGCCCCGCCACGTCCCGGACGTCCAGGCCCTCGTCGCACTCTGCAACGAGCTCGTCATGCCCGTCTGGCCAATCTCCCTCGGCCGAAACTTCGGCTACGGCGGCGCTTCCCCACGCGTTCCCGGTTCCGTGGTCATGGACCTGGGCCACCACATGAACCGCATCCTCGAAGTCAACGTGGAGGGTGCATACGTACTTCTCGAGCCAGGCGTCAGCTTCCGGGATCTGCACGAGCACCTCGAGAAACACAACCTCCGTGAGCATCTCTGGATGTCGGTGCCCGTAGGCCAGGGTTCCGTTCTCGGAAATGCTGTAGAGCGCGGCGTCGGTGCCACGCCGTATGGTGACCACTGGGGTATGCACTGCGGCATGGAGGTTGTTCTGCCGAACGGAAAGCTTGTGCGCACCGGTATGGGTGGCGTCCCCAACCCCAACGCGGATACGAGCCTGCGACCTGATGAGCAGCCTGGCTGCGAGACATGGCAGCTCTTCAACACGGGATACGGACCTTACAATGACGGCCTCTTCTCTCAGAGCAACCTTGGTATCGTGACAAAGATTGGCATGTGGCTGATGCCCAACCCCGGAGGCTACCAGCCGTACGAGATCACCTTTGAGAACGACTCGGATCTGCCAAAGGCTGTTGACATTATCCGTCCGTTGCGCCTGCAAATGGTGTTGCAGAACGTTCCTTTCCTTCGTCACACTCTGTTGAACGCCGCGCACTGCGGTCCCAAATCCAAGTATACGGACAAACAAGGGCCATTATCAGAGGAAGAAGTCGACGGAATCGCAAAGAAGCTCGATATGGGTCGATGGCAGCTTATTGGTGCCGTATACGGACCTAAGCCTGTTCGCGATGTCCTTCTTAGTGTTATCAAGCACGAGTTCCTCTCCATTCCGGGCTCGAGATTCTTCCTACCAGAGGATCGCGCACGAGAGAGTCCTCTCCGCGCTCGCGAGCTGCTGATGCAAGGTATTCCTACAGTAGAGGAGTTAAGGTGTCTGAA CTGGCTTCCCAACGGGGGTCAACTCTTGTGGGCTCCAATCTCCAAGGTGTCCGGCGAGGACGCAAAGAAGCAGCACGATGTAGCCAAGAAGCTCATCACCGAATTCGGCTTCGATTACCTCGGCGCCTTTGCCGTGGGCATGCGAGAGCTGC ACCACGTAATCGGTATCCCCTACCGCCTCGACGTACCCGACGACGTGGAGCGCATCAGGAAGTTGGCGCATAAGCTCATCAAGGAAACGACGGCGCACGGCTGGGGCCAGTTCCGCGCGCACACGGCGCTCATGGATCCCGTCGCAGACGCCTTCAACTGGAACGACAACGCGCAGATGCAGCTCAACGAGGCGATCAAGAACGCGCTCGACCCCAACGGTATCATCGCGCCAGGCAAGAACGGCGTGTGGCCTGCGAGCTACGACAAGAAGAAGTGGGTGCTGGACGGCAACTGA